A stretch of the Gossypium hirsutum isolate 1008001.06 chromosome D07, Gossypium_hirsutum_v2.1, whole genome shotgun sequence genome encodes the following:
- the LOC107954099 gene encoding uncharacterized protein encodes MASISSMPISLPNLPSLPSISKSTSVNTQSSPLLFPSSLSLSTKPILLHPNSHQKKKGSKLWITLATPEEVLPSDSTPLDNSQQIVSSTGDEGVATVIQALLFVAFVALSILTIGVIYIAVQDFLGKREREKFEKEEAARNKSGKKKKKKNVRARAGPRGFGQKLDEDDVDDI; translated from the exons ATGGCTTCCATTTCCAGCATGCCCATATCTCTACCTAACCTACCTTCCTTACCTTCCATTTCCAAGTCAACATCTGTAAACACCCAAAGTTCACCTTTACTCTTCCCTTCTTCTCTCTCCTTATCAACAAAACCCATCCTTCTTCACCCAAATTCCCATCAGAAGAAGAAAGGCAGCAAACTTTGGATAACGTTGGCTACTCCCGAAGAGGTTCTGCCATCAGATTCCACCCCACTTGACAACTCGCAGCAAATAGTGTCATCTACGGGTGATGAAGGTGTGGCAACAGTTATACAGGCTCTCCTCTTTGTTGCCTTTGTTGCTCTTTCTATTCTCACCATTGGG GTTATATACATAGCAGTGCAGGACTTCTTggggaagagagagagagagaagttcGAAAAAGAAGAGGCTGCCAGAAACAAGTccggaaagaagaagaagaagaagaatgtaAGAGCCAGAGCTGGGCCTAGGGGATTTGGTCAAAAGCTTGATGaagatgatgttgatgatatttag
- the LOC107954098 gene encoding pumilio homolog 2 has protein sequence MLSELGRRPMIQNSEGSFGDDLEEIDLLLREQRCRQDADDLERELNLYRSGSAPPTVDGSLSAVGGLFGGGAAASGGSGATPFSAFHGIKNGNGFASEEELRSDPSYHSYYYSNVNLNPRLPPPLLSKEDWKYAQRLKGGNSVIGGVGDRRKMNRVDNGSSRSMFSTPPGFDSRKQEIEVEVEKGRSSAEWGGNGLIGISGIGLGSKQKSLAENFQDDLGHTAPVARIPSRPASCNAFDENLENGGSAELTSSDTLQSSVNLQGSSAVHNIGPPTSYTYADAVGASLSRSTTPDPQLVARAPSPCLTPIGGGRVGNLDKRSINSPSTFGGITSGLNESGDLVAAMSGMNLSSNGVIDEDNQLPSQIEQDVENHQNYLFGLQDGQSHIKQQAYLKKSESGHLHMPSANGNGVRSDLKNPSLLSERQAQLQKSALPSNNSYLKGPPTSTLNGGGSLPAWYQHNVLSGYSLNPALASVMASQPGTGNLPPLFESVAASSAIAVPGMDSRVLGRGLGSGQSNSNAASELHTFGRVGSQIAGNALQASLIDPMYLQYLRTSDYTAAQLSALNDPSMDRNFLGNSYMNLLELQKAYLGTLLSPQKSPYGVPLGAKSGSSNIHGFYGSPTFGAGMSYPGSPLANPVIPNSPVGPGSPMRHSDLNMCFPSGMRNLAGGVMGPWHFDAGCNMDESFASSLLEEFKSNKTKCFELLEIAGHVVEFSADQYGSRFIQQKLETATTEEKNMVYEEIMPQALALMTDVFGNYVIQKFFEHGLPAQRRELADKLFGHVLTLSLQMYGCRVIQKAIEVVDTDQKIKMVQELDGSVMRCVRDQNGNHVIQKCIECVPEEHIQFIVTTFFDQVVTLSTHPYGCRVIQRILEHCRNPKTQNKVMDEILGSVSMLAQDQYGNYVVQHVLEHGKPHERSIIIKELAGKIVHMSQQKFASNVVEKCLTFGGPAERLLLVNEMLGSTDENEPLQAMMKDQFANYVVQKVLETCDDQQRELILSRIKVHLNALKKYTYGKHIVARVEKLVAAGERRIAAQSPRPA, from the exons ATGTTATCTGAACTGGGCAGGAGACCGATGATACAAAATAGTGAAGGATCATTTGGGGATGATTTGGAGGAGATAGACCTTTTGCTCCGTGAACAGCGTTGTAGGCAAGACGCTGATGATCTCGAACGTGAGCTAAACTTGTACAGAAGTGGCTCCGCGCCTCCTACCGTGGACGGCTCACTGAGTGCAGTTGGTGGGTTGTTTGGGGGAGGAGCTGCTGCTTCTGGTGGTAGTGGGGCTACCCCCTTTTCAGCTTTTCATGGGATAAAAAATGGAAATGGGTTTGCGTCGGAGGAAGAGCTTAGGTCTGATCCATCATATCATTCATACTATTACTCAAATGTGAATCTCAACCCGAGGCTTCCACCCCCTTTGCTTTCCAAGGAGGATTGGAAGTATGCACAGAGGTTGAAAGGAGGGAATTCAGTCATAGGTGGGGTTGGAGATAGGAGAAAAATGAATAGGGTTGATAATGGTAGTAGTAGGTCGATGTTTTCGACGCCACCAGGGTTTGATTCAAGGAAACAAGAGATTGAAGTAGAGGTAGAGAAGGGTCGTAGCTCAGCGGAGTGGGGTGGCAATGGACTGATTGGTATATCTGGTATCGGACTTGGAAGCAAACAGAAAAGCCTTGCTGAAAATTTTCAG GATGATTTGGGACACACTGCTCCAGTCGCAAGGATACCATCTCGTCCTGCCAGCTGTAATGCTTTTGATGAGAACCTTGAGAATGGAGGTTCTGCTGAACTGACATCTTCAGATACTTTACAGTCAAGTGTGAATCTTCAAGGATCATCTGCAGTCCATAACATTGGGCCACCTACTTCATACACTTATGCTGATGCTGTAGGGGCTTCCTTGTCTAGGAGTACTACTCCTGATCCTCAACTTGTTGCTAGGGCTCCTAGTCCTTGTCTTACACCTATTGGAGGAGGCAGAGTTGGTAACTTGGACAAAAGAAGCATAAATAGTCCAAGCACATTTGGTGGTATCACATCTGGTCTCAATGAGTCTGGAGATCTGGTAGCTGCTATGTCTGGCATGAATCTGTCATCTAATGGAGTGATTGATGAAGATAACCAATTACCGTCACAGATTGAACAAGATGTTGAAAACCATCAGAATTATTTATTTGGCCTTCAAGATGGTCAGAGTCATATCAAGCAGCAGGCGTACTTGAAGAAATCTGAATCTGGCCATTTACATATGCCTTCAGCTAACGGTAATGGGGTCAGGTCAGACCTCAAAAACCCATCCTTGCTATCTGAAAGGCAAGCTCAGCTCCAGAAATCTGCCCTTCCCTCTAACAATTCTTACTTGAAAGGACCACCTACTTCCACACTCAATGGTGGAGGCAGTTTACCTGCTTGGTATCAGCATAATGTGTTAAGTGGTTACTCTCTAAATCCTGCTTTAGCTTCTGTGATGGCTAGCCAACCTGGAACTGGTAATCTGCCACCACTGTTTGAAAGTGTTGCTGCTTCGTCAGCTATTGCTGTCCCTGGAATGGACTCCAGAGTGCTTGGAAGAGGTTTGGGATCTGGACAAAGCAATTCAAATGCTGCTTCCGAGTTGCATACTTTTGGTAGAGTTGGAAGCCAAATAGCAGGGAATGCTCTGCAGGCGTCTTTGATTGATCCTATGTATCTTCAGTATCTGAGGACTTCTGATTACACTGCAGCACAGCTTTCAGCTCTTAATGATCCCTCCATGGATAGGAACTTCCTGGGTAATTCATACATGAACTTGCTTGAGCTTCAAAAAGCTTATCTTGGAACTCTGCTATCACCTCAGAAATCTCCTTATGGTGTTCCCTTAGGTGCTAAATCTGGTAGTTCTAATATTCATGGTTTTTATGGAAGCCCCACTTTTGGAGCTGGCATGTCGTATCCGGGAAGCCCCTTAGCAAATCCTGTTATTCCCAATTCTCCAGTTGGACCTGGTAGTCCTATGAGACACAGTGACCTGAATATGTGTTTTCCTTCCGGGATGAGGAATCTAGCTGGGGGTGTCATGGGACCCTGGCATTTCGATGCAGGATGTAACATGGATGAAAGCTTTGCCTCCTCCCTACTTGAAGAGTTTAAAAGCAATAAAACAAAGTGTTTTGAACTTTTGGAAATTGCTGGTCATGTTGTTGAGTTCAG CGCGGATCAGTATGGCAGCCGATTTATTCAGCAAAAGCTTGAAACCGCTACCACGGAAGAGAAAAATATGGTTTATGAGGAGATCATGCCTCAAGCTCTTGCTTTGATGACTGATGTCTTTGGTAATTATGTCATTCAAAAG TTTTTTGAACATGGACTTCCAGCTCAGAGAAGAGAACTTGCTGACAAGCTTTTTGGCCATGTTTTAACACTAAGTCTTCAAATGTATGGTTGTCGGGTGATCCAGAAG GCTATAGAAGTTGTTGATACGGATCAGAAGATTAAAATGGTTCAAGAGCTTGATGGTAGTGTTATGCGTTGTGTACGTGATCAGAATGGCAACCATGTCATTCAGAAGTGTATCGAATGTGTTCCTGAGGAGCACATTCAATTTATAGTTACAACGTTTTTTGATCAAGTTGTGACCCTTTCCACTCATCCATATGGGTGCCGAGTGATACAG AGGATACTGGAGCACTGCAGGAACCCAAAAACACAGAATAAGGTTATGGATGAGATTTTAGGATCTGTTAGCATGTTGGCACAAGACCAGTATGGCAATTATGTTGTCCAG CATGTGCTAGAGCATGGAAAGCCTCATGAGCGTTCAATTATAATAAAGGAGTTAGCTGGAAAGATTGTCCACATGAGTCAGCAGAAGTTTGCCTCTAATGTGGTTGAGAAGTGCTTAACTTTTGGTGGTCCTGCTGAACGACTGTTATTGGTGAATGAAATGCTTGGTTCTACTGATGAGAATGAGCCTCTACAG GCAATGATGAAAGATCAGTTTGCAAACTATGTGGTACAGAAAGTACTCGAGACTTGTGATGACCAGCAACGTGAGCTGATCCTTTCTCGAATTAAGGTCCATTTAAATGCATTGAAGAAGTACACTTACGGAAAGCATATTGTTGCGCGTGTAGAGAAACTTGTTGCTGCTGGGG AAAGGAGAATTGCCGCGCAGTCTCCACGCCCTGCTTAG